The nucleotide window CTGCCCCACATTAATTGGTTCAAAAACGTTCCAATGGAATCATTGAAAATACCTCACTTGATGGGTTTTCAGTGGTGCACTGATGGGGAGACACAATACTGATCGCTGAGGGTGAAAGATTGGCGATCGATGTTTCCACCCCATCAACAACGCAAACTAGAACGCAGCGACACGAGCGGAATCGCTATACAACCAACAGCATTGACTTACTTTGAGCGGCTGCACCCCCAAGAAAGCCTTCCATCGCGCCAGCGTCGAGCGGGGGACTTGGTAACGTAGTCTGCGATGTAGAAAGTGCCGTAAGTCCCCAATCGACCACCGATGCTTTGAATAGGAGTCTGCACAAAGGATTGACATGGTTGCGTGAGATAAATGGTGAGACCGCAGGATTAGTCCCATGGGATAGTCCCGTTATTTGTCCCACAGGTGGGCAAAAACATGACAACATGTAAGGTACATGTACTGAGTAAGTACTTTAACTGTTTGGAGGTTCAAAGGGATAAACTATGTATATAAAACTGTTTTGTGCCTCCCCTGAAATGCCTTCGGAAAAGCCTCGGCTCACCATTTATCTCGACGCGGCCACCAAGGCTGAATTAGAGGTGTTAGCAGCCCTTAACGATCGCCCCGTCAGCAATTACGTGTTGCATTTGGTGAAACGAGAAATCCAGCAAGCTAAGGCATCAGGAGTTCTCACAGACAAGACTCAGCAGTGAGGATGTACGCTAAACCCTGCGATCAAAAGATGAAGCAAGCCAAGTAAAAAAAGATTTTTTCAAGCAAACAAGGTGAACGACTCATGACGATCGCCGTACAAAAATTGACGCTCAAAGAGTATCTGGCCTACGAAGACGGCACAGGGCATCGCTACGAATTAGTGGATGGAGAATTGGTTCAGATGCCTTTAGGGACTGGCAAGCACAGTGATATAAGTGACTTCTTAACGGATGAATTCCGAGATGAAATCAACCGAACCGAACTGGATTGGATCGCAAAAGCCATGAAAATTGGGCTGCAATCCCCCAGAGGCAGCCGTTGGGAAACCTCCAGAATCCCAGATGTGGTGGTTTTGCCCTTAGAACAATGGGAATCAATGGCCGATCGTGAAGGATTCATTCCCCTGAATGAACCCCAGCCCATCCTGGTTGTCGAAGTCGTTAGTCCCTCCACTGTGGCGATCGACTATCGCGCCAAACACAGCGAATACGCGGTTTTAGACATTCCAGAATACTGGATTGCTGATCCCATCGAGCAAAAAGTAACCGTCTGCACCTTGAAAGATGGCGCATACAGCGATCAAGTCTTCACAGGCACGCAGGTGATTACCTCCCAAACTTTTCCTGGATTAAACCTGACTGCCGAACAAGTCTTGAGGGCGAAAAGATGAGCTTCACTACAGAGAAAGTTCAAGCCGCTGTCGATTCCATCTTGGAAACCCTACAAGAAGGCACCAGCTCACTACACAGTGAGGCCCTAGCTGCCTTCAAAAGTGGCAACCACGATCGGGTTAAACGGCTAGCCAGCACTAACCTTGCGGATAGCTATTGCCGCTCCTTAGGCTATTTAGGATCCGCTTTAAAGCTCACGCCAAACACCGACACAATCTTGGCGGAAGCTGCAAGAGCCGCCGCAGACTTCGCCAAAGAACGCGAGCTGCATCGGTTGAGCCAAGCAATTCATACCGCATTGAACTAATGGGGAAATTGCAAACCTGAAAACCTGCCTTCTACCAGCACAACTCCTAAGTAAAACTCCTAAGTAAAGAGTGAAGCTCTATGACCATCGCAGTAGAACGCCCAACCCAGCTCAAGCCCTTCACTTTTGAGGAATTTCTAGCTCAATATGGCGATGACGATCGCTATGAACTCATTGATGGAGAGATATTTGATTTGGAAGCCACAGGCCCCCATGAAGAAGTTGCCGCGTTCATCGATCGCAAGCTAAATGTCCAAATCGACCATTCTGAACTCCCCTACTTCATTCCCCAACGCTGCTTGATTAAGCCTTTGGGCGATTGGACTGGACTCCGCCCTGATCTCGTCGTACTCGATAAAACCCAGTTAAGTGCTGAACCCCTCTGGCCTAAAGAAGCCATCATCACGCTGGGTCACTCAGTCAAATTAGTCGTTGAAGTGGTCAGCAGCAATTGGCAAAATGACTATGCTCGGAAAGTCGATGAATACGCCATTTTAGGCATTCCAGAATATTGGATCGTAGATTATGCCGCGCTGGGCGGATTGGAATTCATCGGTCGCCCCAAACAACCCACCCTGACCATTTGCATCCTCGGTAACGATGGCTATTACGAAAAACAGCGATTACGAGGTGACGATCGCATTTGTTCCAGCATCTTCCCAAGCCTGAACCTCACCGCAGCCCAAGTCTTAAGCACAGGGAGTGGATGCTAGTCACTGTTATGAGAAGATTGCGCAGAATTAATCGCTATTATCGCGGTTACTGATCTATGATCTGAAAACTTCCCAAGGGAATTCGATCCCTCCAGAAGCGTGAGGCACAGATTCCCTCACAAACCAAGTTTTTCACTGACCTCAAGGAGGAATGCCAATGAAACAGCCCCGAATAAGCTAAAAACCCCAGCGATAAAAATCACTGAGGCTTCGAGCTTATTCAAATCATCGAAATGCTTGGGCGGGATGACTAACTCGTTTTGCTTGGCGGCTTGCAGTTAGAAATCCTTCCGAGACCCAAAGTGGCGTAGCCTCTTTGGGGGCTTTGCCTTGCTCTAATTATAGGCATGGCAATGGTTGCCGTGCAACTTTTTTTGCTTACAACCAGCTTTCCCAAGCATTTCCATCGGGTGAAGTGTGGTCTC belongs to Alkalinema sp. FACHB-956 and includes:
- a CDS encoding Uma2 family endonuclease; the encoded protein is MTIAVQKLTLKEYLAYEDGTGHRYELVDGELVQMPLGTGKHSDISDFLTDEFRDEINRTELDWIAKAMKIGLQSPRGSRWETSRIPDVVVLPLEQWESMADREGFIPLNEPQPILVVEVVSPSTVAIDYRAKHSEYAVLDIPEYWIADPIEQKVTVCTLKDGAYSDQVFTGTQVITSQTFPGLNLTAEQVLRAKR
- a CDS encoding Uma2 family endonuclease; amino-acid sequence: MTIAVERPTQLKPFTFEEFLAQYGDDDRYELIDGEIFDLEATGPHEEVAAFIDRKLNVQIDHSELPYFIPQRCLIKPLGDWTGLRPDLVVLDKTQLSAEPLWPKEAIITLGHSVKLVVEVVSSNWQNDYARKVDEYAILGIPEYWIVDYAALGGLEFIGRPKQPTLTICILGNDGYYEKQRLRGDDRICSSIFPSLNLTAAQVLSTGSGC